From the Pseudomonas sp. SORT22 genome, one window contains:
- the thiC gene encoding phosphomethylpyrimidine synthase ThiC, translated as MSKQEKYTNLSESARVDQQSVQPFTRSRKIYVEGSRPDIRVPMREISLDDTPTDFGGEANAPVLVYDTSGPYTDPSVIIDVRKGLGDVRSAWIDARGDTERLAGLSSDFGQQRLADAELTKLRFAHVRNPRRAKAGANVSQMHYARQGIITAEMEYVAIRENMKLQEARAAGLLDQQHAGHSFGASIPKEITAEFVREEIARGRAIIPANINHVELEPMIIGRNFLVKINGNIGNSALGSSIEEEVAKLTWGIRWGSDTVMDLSTGKHIHETREWIIRNSPVPIGTVPIYQALEKVNGVAEDLTWELFRDTLIEQAEQGVDYFTIHAGVLLRYVPLTAKRVTGIVSRGGSIMAKWCLAHHKENFLYTHFDEICEIMKAYDVSFSLGDGLRPGSIADANDEAQFGELETLGELTKIAWKHDVQCMIEGPGHVPMQLIKENMDKQLECCDEAPFYTLGPLTTDIAPGYDHITSGIGAAMIGWFGCAMLCYVTPKEHLGLPNKDDVKTGIITYKIAAHAADLAKGHPGAQIRDNALSKARFEFRWEDQFNLGLDPDTARSFHDETLPKDSAKVAHFCSMCGPKFCSMKITQEVREYAANQRIEAVDVALEDGMREQAERFRQEGSQLYKKV; from the coding sequence GGTCTACGACACTTCCGGCCCCTACACCGACCCTAGCGTTATCATCGACGTGCGCAAGGGCCTGGGCGACGTACGCTCGGCCTGGATCGACGCCCGTGGCGATACCGAGCGCCTGGCCGGCCTGTCGTCGGACTTCGGCCAGCAGCGCCTGGCCGATGCCGAGCTGACCAAGCTGCGTTTTGCCCACGTGCGCAATCCGCGCCGGGCCAAGGCCGGCGCCAACGTCAGCCAGATGCACTACGCCCGCCAGGGCATCATCACCGCCGAGATGGAATACGTTGCCATCCGCGAAAACATGAAGCTGCAAGAAGCCCGTGCCGCCGGCCTGCTTGACCAACAGCATGCCGGGCACAGCTTCGGCGCGAGCATCCCGAAAGAAATCACCGCCGAATTCGTCCGCGAAGAAATCGCCCGCGGCCGCGCGATCATCCCGGCCAACATCAACCACGTGGAGCTGGAGCCGATGATCATCGGCCGCAACTTCCTGGTGAAGATCAACGGCAACATCGGTAACAGCGCCCTGGGCTCGTCCATCGAAGAAGAAGTGGCCAAGCTGACCTGGGGCATCCGCTGGGGCTCGGACACGGTGATGGACCTGTCCACCGGCAAGCACATCCACGAAACCCGCGAGTGGATCATCCGCAACTCGCCAGTGCCAATCGGTACCGTACCGATCTACCAGGCCCTTGAGAAGGTCAATGGCGTGGCCGAAGACCTGACCTGGGAGCTGTTTCGCGACACCCTGATCGAACAGGCCGAGCAAGGCGTTGACTACTTCACCATCCACGCCGGCGTACTGCTGCGCTATGTGCCGCTGACCGCCAAGCGCGTCACCGGCATCGTCAGTCGCGGTGGCTCGATCATGGCCAAGTGGTGCCTGGCGCACCACAAGGAGAACTTCCTCTACACCCACTTCGACGAAATCTGCGAAATCATGAAGGCCTACGACGTCAGCTTCTCGCTCGGCGATGGCCTGCGTCCGGGCTCGATTGCCGACGCCAACGACGAAGCGCAGTTCGGCGAGCTGGAAACCCTCGGCGAGCTGACCAAGATCGCCTGGAAGCATGACGTCCAGTGCATGATCGAAGGCCCGGGCCACGTGCCGATGCAGCTGATCAAGGAGAACATGGACAAGCAGCTCGAATGCTGCGACGAAGCGCCGTTCTACACCCTTGGCCCGCTGACCACCGACATTGCCCCGGGCTACGATCACATTACCTCGGGCATCGGTGCGGCGATGATCGGCTGGTTCGGTTGCGCCATGCTCTGCTACGTCACGCCCAAGGAACACCTGGGCCTGCCGAACAAGGATGACGTCAAGACCGGCATCATCACCTACAAGATCGCCGCCCATGCCGCCGACCTCGCCAAGGGCCATCCCGGCGCGCAGATCCGCGACAACGCACTGTCCAAGGCGCGCTTCGAATTCCGCTGGGAAGACCAGTTCAACCTCGGCCTGGACCCGGACACCGCACGCAGCTTCCATGACGAAACCCTGCCCAAGGATTCGGCCAAGGTCGCGCACTTCTGCTCGATGTGCGGGCCGAAGTTCTGCTCGATGAAGATCACCCAGGAAGTGCGTGAATACGCTGCCAACCAGCGCATCGAAGCGGTGGACGTGGCGCTCGAGGATGGCATGCGCGAGCAGGCCGAGCGGTTCCGCCAGGAAGGCAGCCAGTTGTACAAAAAAGTCTGA